Genomic segment of Phoenix dactylifera cultivar Barhee BC4 unplaced genomic scaffold, palm_55x_up_171113_PBpolish2nd_filt_p 000535F, whole genome shotgun sequence:
CAGGGAGGACAGCCCACTCTCTAGTGGCGGGATTGCAGACGTAGAGGGATATAGCGTGGAAGTCGCCATAGATTAGAGGAGATATGGAGTCGATTTCTCGGACCCACGAGCGGCAGAGGAGCAGCCCATTGGAGGAGCTGATCACCTCCATATTCCATAACTTGCGCAAGAAACTGAGAGAGGTGTCGATGGCAAGATCGTCATCGTTGTTTGAGAGGCTAATATATTGGATACGCCTCCGATGCCTGTAAACGGTCATGTCTCCATAAGGGACATTGACGAAGAGGCCAGATGCAGCACGAGGGAAGTTATTCTGATAGTAGGGATCAGAGGAAAGGGCGAGCCAGGACTTGGAGACGCATTGAAACCGGAAAAAGGACTTGGTCGGCAGACGAGAAAGGATCTCCACCATGAGATCGTCTGTCAGTTTGGCAACACAGCGAACCATCTTCTTGTAGCGGGAGAGATTAGACTTCTTCCTTCCTATCTTCCTATTAGGTGCATCTATTTAAATATCattaaatagaattaatttttttattaatttcaaagctaagcaaaaatcaaaaatactatTAAACATAGCCCAACAAATccaaacacggctcaacaggctCAAAGTTGGCCCGCAATGGACCCGGCCCAATAGAGCCCAAACATGGCCCACAAAAAGGCATAGCCCAATAGAGCTTAACATTGCTAaattgggcccaagttgggcccgcaATGAATAGAACGCAAGGTTGACCCAATTTGACCCACATgggccttttttttcctttttcttttccttttccttttcttcttttttttttttcttctcttcttcccgggtcttcctctcctccacccttctttctttttctccccttcccctcttctcACGTGACcatagaggaggaggaggggggggggggggggggagtgggGGCGACCCCATGCCGGGGCTCGGAAGGGGGGCCGGCCTGAGGCCGGCCGTGCCTGCAGCGGCCGCAGTGGCcagccctctctccctcctgtGGAGAAGAGAGAGCTCGGGAGAACGGCGACCGGCCCTCTCTTCTTGCCGTGGAGGAGAGAAAGAGCTCGGAAGAAGAAGAGCCCACGACGAGGACTAGCAGCGTCGGTGACGCTCGCAGTCGCACACAGGTAaatcccctcttccctctcttctttttcttcttttctttttttctttttttctttctctctctctctctccccctccctctctctctctctctgttatcCCGAGTAAATTGGGAGGATAGAAGGCAGGGAAGAGGAAAAATGAGGTGGTCGGGAGCTTACCTAGCTT
This window contains:
- the LOC120106359 gene encoding F-box protein At5g07610-like, with product MVRCVAKLTDDLMVEILSRLPTKSFFRFQCVSKSWLALSSDPYYQNNFPRAASGLFVNVPYGDMTVYRHRRRIQYISLSNNDDDLAIDTSLSFLRKLWNMEVISSSNGLLLCRSWVREIDSISPLIYGDFHAISLYVCNPATREWAVLPEEDDIYGYLALGFEPRLSHHYHVLRFGGDDDGIPRFRIFSTRTNQWVESEVSYGRTYNSLQATFTNGIFYVAYGLNQVWGVDPEGKVCHRIELPESDGMDCLDTQGVICIICCEARVR